The Pocillopora verrucosa isolate sample1 chromosome 14, ASM3666991v2, whole genome shotgun sequence genome has a segment encoding these proteins:
- the LOC131785710 gene encoding uncharacterized protein — MAERFRRLRERFLSKIHRPFCYKRVQKNTDNSEFSESQAHFEVTSKKKISYDCLDADHENCSKTPKGAPLQSECASPEASVCKENVTVEITEEDEVEELSQIKQTESQKRRRSSAFQRLVSLVKPENRRHAICEQMEREIETRGVSLRQYRKFLATTYILHDLKML, encoded by the coding sequence ATGGCGGAAAGGTTTCGACGATTGAGGGAGCGATTCTTGTCCAAGATTCACCGACCCTTTTGCTACAAGAGAGTTCAGAAGAACACGGATAACAGTGAATTCAGTGAATCGCAAGCCCACTTCGAAGTGACTTCGAAGAAAAAGATCTCATACGACTGCCTCGATGCGGATCATGAGAACTGCAGCAAGACCCCAAAGGGCGCACCTTTACAGAGTGAGTGCGCCTCTCCTGAAGCATCCGTTTGTAAGGAAAACGTTACTGTGGAGATTACAGAGGAAGACGAAGTTGAAGAGCTTtcgcaaataaaacaaacagagtCGCAAAAGAGGAGGCGTTCTTCGGCTTTCCAGCGATTGGTTAGCTTAGTAAAACCAGAGAACAGAAGGCATGCGATTTGTGAGCAAATGGAAAGGGAAATTGAGACACGAGGTGTGAGTTTAAGGCAGTATCGAAAGTTCCTAGCAACAACCTACATCTTGCACGATTTAAAAATGCTGTAA
- the LOC131785719 gene encoding maternal embryonic leucine zipper kinase — protein sequence MPSSAFPPQITKHYELRQTIGSGGFAKVKLAIHQQTGEKVAIKVMNKKELGSDLPRVQREIEALKNLSHQHVCQLYHVIQTDEYIFMVMEYAPGGELFDYIVAKDRLKEEEARGFFRQIVSAVAYIHDRGYAHRDLKPENLLLDEDQNIKLIDFGLVAKPRGGMTDHLDTCCGSPAYAAPELISGFPYHGNEVDLWSMGVLLYALLCGFLPFDDDNTFKLYKLIQKGEYEVPDWLSPGSAKILSQLLQVDPKKRVTIKQLLNHEWMMKGYAAPVRWISRIKKDKPDHDVLQELASYYDMPVDSLLKNLLEWKYDELTALYFLLCKKKSKGQLQELLPRYSKAKTRKRLESKENEHPNVLKKENTEYILPPPKPVPYSEHQARKSKVNKAEPCMEPTTRKTRAGTLPSSVPSTPTKKEATEMPPPLAPITPRVKKTPARGAAADIPMSHSDYDFGNNNLTPISQSKMWSQSLDTNLDKATSRRTPFKSPFTIGRKRFGSVDTPSSASKWSSRGIMGSIEDSLNRIVEAITPRGLGGHGPRKVKALYNVSSTSTRSPDEVLDELKRVLEGRDILFKEKGYTLRCKSIDERGKVLLEFEMEVCLIPKMEMIGIRRKRMKGDTWAYKKICEELLSSAKL from the exons ATGCCTTCGTCAGCTTTTCCTCCACAAATTACCAAGCACTACGAACTGAGGCAAACCATTGGAAGTG gTGGGTTTGCAAAGGTCAAGCTTGCAATTCACCAGCAAACGGGAGAGAAG GTTGCAATAAAAGTTATGAACAAGAAAGAACTTGGT TCTGACCTGCCAAGAGTCCAACGCGAAATAGAGGCTCTGAAGAACCTTAGTCATCAACATGTGTGTCAGCTTTATCATGTCATCCAGACAGATGAATACATATTCATGGTCATGGAA tATGCCCCAGGTGGAGAATTGTTTGACTACATCGTAGCAAAGGATAGGCTCAAG GAGGAAGAAGCCAGAGGGTTTTTCAGACAGATTGTTTCAGCAGTGGCTTACATCCATGACAGAGGATATGCTCATCGAGATCTTAAACCG GAAAATCTGCTTCTTGATGAGGATCAG AATATCAAGCTTATTGACTTTGGTCTAGTTGCCAAACCAAGAGGTGGAATGACTGATCATTTAGACACATGTTGTGGATCTCCCGCATATGCTGCTCCAG AACTTATATCTGGCTTTCCTTATCATGGGAATGAG GTTGATCTGTGGAGCATGGGAGTGCTATTGTATGCTCTTCTTTGCGGCTTCTTGCCATTTGATGATGATAACACATTTAAGCTGTACAAGCTCATTCAG AAAGGAGAGTATGAGGTTCCAGACTGGCTTTCACCAG GTAGTGCAAAAATTTTGAGCCAGTTGTTACAG gTTGATCCCAAGAAAAGGGTCACTATAAAGCAACTGTTAAACCATGAATGGATGATGAAAGGTTATGCTGCACCTGTCAGATGGATAAGTCGCATAAAG AAAGATAAACCTGACCATGATGTTCTTCAAGAACTTGCATCATATTATGACATGCCTGTGGATTCCCTGTTGAAGAATTTATTGGAG tggaAGTACGATGAATTGACTGCCTTGTATTTCCTGCTCTGTAAGAAGAAAAGCAAGGGTCAACTGCAAGAACTACTGCCGAGATACTCCAA GGCCAAGACACGAAAGAGGcttgagagtaaagaaaatgag cATCCCAATGTActcaagaaagaaaacacagaATACATTCTCCCCCCACCCAAACCAGTGCCTTACTCTGAGCATCAGGCCAGAAAGTCCAAAGTTAACAAGGCGGAACCTTGCATGGAGCCTACAACAAGGAAGACCAGAGCTGGGACCTTACCTTCCAGTGTTCCCTCGACACCTACCAAGAAGGAAGCCACAGAGATGCCTCCACCGTTAGCTCCAATTACCCCACGCGTCAAGAAAACACCTGCAAGAG GTGCTGCAGCAGACATACCCATGTCACACTCAGATTATGATTTTGGTAACAACAACTTAACACCAATATCTCAGTCAAAAAT GTGGTCACAATCACTGGACACAAACTTGGATAAAGCCACGTCCAGAAGAACGCCATTCAAGTCTCCATTCACTATCGGAAGGAAGAGGTTCGGTTCAGTGGACACACCCTCTAGTGCCAGCAAATGGAGTTCAAGG GGCATCATGGGCAGTATTGAAGATAGTCTGAACAGAATTGTGGAGGCAATCACACCGAGAGGTCTTGGGGGGCATGGACCGAGAAAGGTTAAG GCTCTGTATAACGTGTCTTCAACTTCGACCAGAAGCCCAGATGAAGTTCTCGACGAGCTAAAACGAGTTTTGGAAGGAAGAGACATCCTCTTCAAAGAAAAAGG GTATACTCTCCGATGCAAATCAATAGACGAAAGAGGAAAAGTCCTCCTCGAATTCGAAATGGAAGTTTGTCTTATTCCCAAAATGGAAATGATAG GTATACGTCGAAAGCGTATGAAGGGAGACACATGGGCTTATAAGAAAATCTGCGAAGAACTCTTGTCTTCAGCGAAGCTCTGA